The following are encoded together in the Candidatus Tumulicola sp. genome:
- the pyk gene encoding pyruvate kinase: MEPAVRKRTKIVATIGPASREPAIMRSLFVSGANVLRLNFSHGRPEEHAEVIRDARAIAADLGMQIALLQDLPGPKVRTGPLADGVASVRLEKGAPFVVTIESIPGTAERVSTTYQDLPADVTVGNRLYLQDGVIVLRIVAKTATEIETIVEFGGSLRSSQGINYPDGTLNVPSVTQRDLDYLEFGLQQGVDFVALSFVRSAADVARARAFMAERGKRVPIIAKIEKHEALDDLANIIRAADGIMVARGDLGIEIPIETVPGVQKRIIAECNRASKPVVTATQMLESMIGAPRPTRAEASDVANAILDGTDAVMLSGETAIGLYPTEAVRTMAEIAREAERGYPHATLRDRRLEDMEPTVAASLAEAATRASAELNIPYIVTGTTTGNTAHQIAAFRPQARIIALTPDPTVARRLALLWGTESLIIDTYSSFDVLLYMTEREMLREGLVSTGDFIAFTTGMPVGAGGTNVLKIHQIA, encoded by the coding sequence ATGGAACCCGCCGTACGCAAACGCACGAAAATCGTCGCGACCATCGGACCGGCGTCACGCGAACCGGCGATCATGCGCTCGTTGTTCGTCAGCGGCGCCAACGTGCTGCGATTAAATTTCTCGCACGGCCGCCCGGAAGAGCACGCCGAGGTGATTCGAGATGCGCGCGCCATCGCCGCCGATTTGGGCATGCAAATTGCGCTGCTGCAAGATTTGCCCGGACCGAAAGTCCGAACCGGACCGTTGGCAGACGGCGTCGCTTCGGTGCGTCTCGAAAAAGGTGCGCCGTTCGTCGTCACCATCGAGAGCATTCCCGGCACGGCCGAACGCGTGTCGACCACCTATCAAGACTTGCCGGCCGACGTTACCGTCGGCAACCGGCTGTATCTGCAAGACGGCGTCATCGTTCTTCGAATCGTTGCGAAAACTGCAACCGAAATCGAAACGATCGTCGAGTTCGGCGGCTCTCTGCGTTCCAGCCAAGGCATCAACTATCCGGACGGCACGCTCAACGTACCGTCGGTCACGCAGCGCGATCTCGACTATCTCGAATTCGGTCTGCAGCAAGGAGTCGACTTCGTCGCGCTGTCGTTCGTTCGCAGCGCGGCCGACGTCGCACGCGCCCGGGCATTCATGGCCGAGCGCGGCAAACGAGTGCCGATCATCGCCAAGATCGAAAAACACGAAGCGCTCGACGATCTCGCCAATATCATTCGCGCGGCAGACGGCATCATGGTAGCGCGCGGCGATCTCGGTATCGAGATACCGATCGAAACCGTGCCCGGCGTGCAGAAGCGTATCATCGCCGAGTGCAATCGCGCCAGCAAACCGGTCGTCACCGCCACGCAAATGCTTGAATCGATGATCGGTGCACCGCGGCCGACGCGTGCCGAAGCGAGCGATGTCGCCAATGCGATTCTGGATGGAACCGATGCCGTGATGCTATCCGGTGAAACTGCGATCGGGCTGTACCCGACCGAAGCCGTACGCACGATGGCGGAAATCGCACGCGAAGCCGAACGCGGCTATCCGCACGCGACCTTGCGCGACCGGCGCCTAGAAGACATGGAACCCACGGTCGCCGCGTCGCTAGCCGAAGCTGCAACGCGCGCCAGCGCGGAACTGAACATCCCGTATATCGTCACCGGAACGACGACCGGCAACACGGCACATCAAATCGCCGCCTTTCGTCCGCAGGCGCGGATCATCGCGCTCACGCCCGATCCGACCGTCGCGCGCCGGCTCGCACTGCTGTGGGGCACCGAGTCGTTGATCATCGATACGTACAGCTCGTTCGACGTACTGCTCTACATGACCGAACGCGAGATGTTGCGCGAAGGATTAGTCAGTACGGGCGATTTTATTGCGTTTACGACCGGCATGCCGGTCGGCGCGGGCGGCACGAACGTTCTCAAGATCCATCAGATCGCCTGA
- a CDS encoding AAA family ATPase encodes MLRRLEIENFGLIASAAVDFSSGATIFTGETGSGKTMLLAALDFALGARGPGDALGRAGARTLVTLRFDPTPELRAQLATGGFELDPDEDATIEREAGSGGRSSVRLNGRTATAAVVREIGATIAEIVGQHEAQRLLSPAYHEDLLDRFAGPDALAARERLARIIGERDVALRRLERFETDAREIARALEDARYAIDEIERAAPQLGEDDRAHERQRYLLDARRIDEALATAAARLGSGDGGASDSIGDAVAALSPFATYGERFETLVTRANALQADATDLAGDVSAVRDDGEGDPEELERIEERLDELERLKRKYGGTLDAVLERARSARDTLDGYEKGGAGATQLRERIVTLSREAVAVAATLSQLRRDAATRLARNVKDEFADLALASGSIEVALRALDEPGVRGAERAELLFAANVGETPRPLARIASGGERSRVLLAMIAALAAERDATAALIFDEIDAGIGGATGGAVGARIGRLARGGQVVCVTHLAQLAAWAGRHYALRKHETRGRTEITVEELSSDEQRIAELARMLSGETHDAALAHAGTLLTGVRSGDLMDLENVRAARADRHAGRKRNKIARTD; translated from the coding sequence ATGTTGCGGCGTCTGGAAATTGAAAACTTCGGTCTGATCGCCAGTGCGGCGGTCGATTTCTCGAGCGGCGCGACGATTTTCACCGGAGAAACCGGTTCCGGAAAGACTATGCTGCTGGCCGCGCTCGACTTTGCGTTGGGTGCGCGCGGACCGGGCGATGCGCTGGGACGTGCCGGGGCACGAACGCTCGTAACGTTGCGCTTCGATCCGACTCCCGAACTGCGCGCGCAATTGGCGACCGGCGGTTTCGAACTCGATCCCGATGAGGACGCGACGATCGAACGCGAAGCCGGTTCCGGTGGCCGCAGTAGCGTGCGCCTGAACGGGCGCACGGCGACGGCCGCGGTCGTTCGCGAGATCGGCGCGACGATTGCAGAGATCGTCGGTCAGCACGAAGCCCAGCGTCTGCTCTCGCCGGCATATCACGAAGATTTGCTCGACCGTTTTGCCGGACCCGATGCGCTGGCGGCGCGGGAACGCCTCGCGCGTATCATCGGCGAGCGTGACGTTGCATTGCGGCGGCTCGAACGCTTCGAAACCGACGCGCGCGAAATCGCGCGCGCGCTCGAAGATGCGCGCTACGCCATCGACGAAATCGAACGCGCCGCTCCGCAACTCGGTGAGGACGATCGCGCGCACGAGCGACAGCGATATCTGCTGGACGCGCGACGTATCGATGAAGCGCTCGCGACGGCTGCCGCGCGGTTAGGGTCGGGCGACGGCGGAGCGTCCGATTCGATCGGCGATGCCGTCGCAGCGCTGTCGCCGTTCGCTACCTACGGCGAACGCTTCGAAACGCTGGTTACGCGTGCGAATGCATTGCAAGCCGACGCGACCGATTTAGCCGGCGACGTGAGCGCGGTGCGAGACGACGGCGAAGGCGATCCGGAAGAGCTCGAACGCATCGAAGAGCGTTTAGACGAGCTCGAACGGCTCAAGCGAAAATACGGTGGAACGCTGGATGCCGTATTGGAACGCGCGCGTTCCGCGCGAGACACGCTCGACGGCTACGAAAAAGGCGGCGCGGGCGCCACCCAACTGCGCGAACGGATCGTGACGCTATCGCGCGAAGCGGTCGCAGTTGCCGCGACGCTTTCGCAGCTTCGGCGCGATGCGGCTACCCGACTCGCACGCAATGTGAAGGACGAATTTGCCGACCTCGCGCTCGCATCCGGTTCGATCGAGGTGGCGCTGCGTGCGCTGGATGAACCCGGCGTTCGCGGAGCCGAACGCGCCGAACTGCTCTTCGCCGCCAATGTGGGCGAAACGCCGCGGCCGCTCGCCCGCATCGCGTCCGGTGGCGAACGTTCGCGCGTGCTACTCGCGATGATCGCAGCGTTGGCCGCCGAGCGGGATGCAACGGCGGCATTGATCTTCGATGAAATCGACGCCGGCATCGGCGGTGCGACCGGCGGCGCGGTAGGCGCGCGCATCGGGCGATTGGCGCGCGGAGGACAGGTCGTTTGCGTCACCCACTTGGCACAGTTGGCGGCCTGGGCCGGCCGGCATTACGCGTTACGCAAACATGAAACGCGTGGCCGCACCGAAATCACCGTCGAAGAACTTTCCAGCGACGAGCAACGCATCGCCGAGTTGGCGCGAATGCTCTCGGGGGAAACGCACGACGCAGCGTTGGCGCACGCGGGCACGCTGCTTACCGGCGTCCGTTCAGGCGATCTGATGGATCTTGAGAACGTTCGTGCCGCCCGCGCCGACCGGCATGCCGGTCGTAAACGCAATAAAATCGCCCGTACTGACTAA
- a CDS encoding NAD(+)/NADH kinase, whose translation MLSVERKLVALYVDVAREHARVIAARVASDFRAHGFAVTLSNERHGELGFAPDDGDPQDAALLITVGGDGTLLRAARRAIVHDTPVLGINTGRLGFLTEFDADDPAIDDLPAAVERGLYLEERLALEASYAERSYFALNDVVVRKGEVSRVVPFGLRFDGETIVSIPADGICVATPTGSTAYFLSAGGSLISPRVEAFGVAPLLPHTLFSRPLIVPSRSHVEISCDSEIAQAHLECDGDVLSDVEPGTSVLVRRHPKSVRFARLAPLRFFERLEEKMLWGVSIKSSRR comes from the coding sequence ATGCTGTCGGTCGAGCGGAAACTCGTCGCGTTGTACGTCGACGTCGCGCGCGAACACGCGCGCGTTATCGCAGCTCGTGTGGCATCAGATTTTCGCGCACACGGTTTCGCCGTAACGCTTTCGAACGAACGGCACGGCGAACTTGGATTCGCGCCGGATGACGGCGATCCGCAAGACGCGGCACTGCTGATAACGGTCGGCGGCGACGGCACGCTGCTACGCGCGGCCCGCCGCGCGATCGTGCACGATACGCCGGTGTTAGGAATCAATACCGGGCGTCTCGGCTTTTTGACGGAGTTCGACGCCGACGATCCGGCCATCGACGATCTGCCGGCGGCCGTCGAGCGCGGATTGTACCTGGAAGAGCGTCTCGCACTCGAAGCGTCCTACGCCGAACGGTCGTATTTCGCCCTCAACGACGTGGTGGTGCGCAAAGGTGAGGTCTCGCGAGTCGTTCCTTTCGGACTGCGCTTCGACGGCGAAACGATCGTCAGCATTCCTGCCGACGGTATCTGCGTGGCGACACCGACCGGCTCGACGGCGTATTTCTTGTCTGCGGGCGGCTCGTTGATTTCACCACGGGTCGAGGCCTTCGGCGTTGCGCCGTTGTTACCGCACACGCTATTTTCACGGCCGTTGATCGTGCCTAGCCGCTCGCACGTAGAGATTTCGTGCGATTCCGAAATCGCGCAAGCGCATCTCGAATGCGACGGCGACGTCCTGTCCGACGTGGAGCCGGGCACCAGCGTTCTCGTGCGCCGCCACCCGAAGAGCGTGCGCTTCGCGCGTCTCGCGCCGCTACGCTTCTTCGAGCGCCTCGAAGAAAAAATGTTGTGGGGCGTTTCGATCAAAAGCTCGCGCCGGTAG
- a CDS encoding TlyA family RNA methyltransferase: MPDKAASRPARTRLDAAVSERTGMTRSQARSLIMEARVRVDGAVATKAGHPTPADAAIEIEHPRRYVSRGGEKLEAALEAFELDVRGAQALDVGASTGGFTDCLLQRGATHVTSVDVGYGQLDWRLRGDPRVTVMERTNFRLLPDDAFDGGFDLIVVDASFISIRTILKRAARELRAGADAVCLVKPQFEAGRDRLGSGGVVRDPAVHRAVLFETRDAIVQLRLVPVALVASPLLGPAGNREFFMRVRLDGTPFAEDDVDRIVSGAPLE, translated from the coding sequence CTGCCGGATAAGGCCGCGAGCCGGCCGGCGCGGACACGACTCGATGCCGCAGTGTCGGAACGTACGGGCATGACGCGCTCGCAGGCGCGCAGTCTCATTATGGAAGCTCGCGTGCGGGTCGACGGTGCGGTGGCGACCAAAGCCGGTCATCCGACGCCGGCCGATGCCGCCATCGAGATCGAGCACCCCCGGCGCTACGTCAGCCGCGGCGGCGAAAAACTCGAAGCCGCGCTCGAGGCGTTCGAACTCGACGTGCGCGGCGCGCAGGCGCTCGATGTCGGCGCGTCGACCGGCGGGTTTACCGACTGCCTGCTGCAGCGCGGTGCCACCCATGTGACGTCAGTGGATGTCGGATACGGCCAACTCGACTGGCGCTTACGCGGCGATCCGCGCGTGACCGTCATGGAGCGCACGAACTTTCGCTTGCTCCCGGACGATGCGTTCGACGGCGGTTTCGACCTCATCGTGGTCGACGCATCGTTCATTTCGATTCGCACGATCCTCAAACGAGCCGCTCGCGAGCTGCGCGCCGGAGCCGATGCCGTCTGTTTGGTCAAGCCGCAGTTCGAAGCAGGCCGCGACCGGCTCGGTTCGGGCGGCGTCGTACGCGATCCGGCGGTGCATCGCGCGGTGCTGTTCGAAACGCGCGATGCTATCGTCCAGCTTCGACTCGTTCCGGTTGCCTTGGTCGCGTCGCCGCTCCTTGGACCGGCCGGGAATCGTGAGTTCTTCATGCGCGTGCGTCTCGACGGTACGCCCTTCGCAGAAGATGACGTCGACCGTATCGTATCGGGAGCACCGCTGGAGTGA
- the xseB gene encoding exodeoxyribonuclease VII small subunit gives MADALPETFEAKLARIDAIVKQLESGTVELQRATELFKEGKTLSRECETLLKSAQEQIDRAGREEPSAG, from the coding sequence ATGGCTGACGCGCTGCCCGAAACGTTTGAAGCAAAGCTCGCACGAATCGATGCGATCGTGAAACAGCTCGAGTCCGGCACGGTCGAGCTGCAGCGGGCGACCGAACTGTTCAAAGAAGGCAAAACGTTGTCGCGCGAATGCGAAACGTTGCTCAAGAGCGCGCAAGAGCAGATCGACCGGGCCGGACGAGAGGAGCCGTCTGCCGGATAA
- the xseA gene encoding exodeoxyribonuclease VII large subunit: MIENGERDYPVRTVGEIVNYIAKWFNDRPWFNPIGVRGEVSEVKVSRDGALRFDLKENRAIISCVAWSSVRLKLPDIKNGDSVIVVGKLGIYRDRGAFSLDVESIELTGLGELFLRYERLKKKFIDEGLFEDERKRAIALPIRRVALVTAKDGKGAQDFLKTLREEVPAVRVVLVETRVQGEGAEIDIADALDRAGSYDIDAIVLARGGGTYADLFPFNLEPVVRAILRARVPVITAIGHEPDRHLADEVADRVFGTPSKAAAFIAHAWLLAQDTLTRRIQNLESALREIVARHFQWIETRSFQGERAVLRIIESKRASFSEMDARLERLSPRQVLVDNSARTFRLSARLDSAIRGQLSASVRRLADSESALNRAGDRRSNAAAMRLQNAFAALAVCDPLAPLTRGYAIVSAGGRAVRDASSLRPGDAIVARLERGTLAARVEAVNDDG, encoded by the coding sequence GTGATCGAGAACGGCGAACGCGACTATCCGGTTCGCACCGTCGGAGAGATCGTCAATTACATCGCTAAATGGTTCAACGATCGACCGTGGTTCAATCCTATTGGCGTTAGAGGAGAGGTTTCTGAGGTAAAGGTATCGCGCGACGGAGCTTTGCGCTTTGACTTAAAAGAAAATCGCGCGATTATCTCCTGCGTCGCCTGGAGCAGCGTTCGGCTCAAATTACCGGATATCAAGAACGGCGATTCGGTCATCGTCGTGGGTAAACTCGGAATCTACCGCGATCGGGGCGCATTCAGCCTAGACGTCGAGTCCATCGAGCTGACAGGTTTGGGCGAACTATTCTTACGCTACGAGCGCCTAAAGAAAAAGTTTATCGACGAAGGTCTATTCGAGGACGAACGCAAGCGTGCAATTGCGCTGCCGATCCGCCGGGTTGCCCTAGTAACGGCCAAGGATGGTAAAGGAGCCCAAGACTTCCTAAAGACCTTGCGCGAGGAAGTTCCCGCCGTGCGAGTTGTGCTGGTTGAGACGCGCGTGCAGGGCGAGGGCGCTGAAATCGACATTGCCGACGCGTTGGATCGCGCCGGTTCGTATGACATCGATGCAATCGTCTTGGCGCGCGGCGGTGGAACGTACGCCGACTTGTTCCCTTTCAATCTCGAACCAGTCGTCCGAGCCATCCTTCGAGCGCGCGTTCCGGTGATAACGGCGATTGGCCATGAGCCGGATCGTCATCTAGCAGACGAGGTGGCCGACCGCGTCTTCGGGACACCTTCGAAGGCGGCTGCCTTCATCGCGCATGCGTGGCTGTTGGCTCAGGACACCCTCACCCGTCGAATTCAGAATCTTGAGAGCGCGTTGCGCGAGATCGTGGCACGCCACTTTCAATGGATTGAGACGCGTTCGTTTCAGGGGGAACGCGCTGTGCTGCGCATCATCGAATCTAAACGCGCATCGTTTTCGGAAATGGACGCTAGGCTCGAGCGGCTCAGCCCGCGCCAGGTCCTAGTTGACAACAGCGCGCGAACTTTTAGATTAAGCGCCCGCCTCGATTCGGCCATACGCGGGCAACTCAGCGCAAGCGTGCGAAGGCTGGCCGACAGCGAAAGCGCGCTGAATCGCGCCGGTGATCGCCGTTCTAATGCTGCCGCGATGCGGCTCCAGAATGCGTTCGCCGCGCTGGCCGTATGCGATCCGCTGGCGCCGCTGACGCGCGGCTACGCCATTGTGAGCGCCGGGGGGCGGGCGGTTCGCGACGCGTCTTCGCTGCGCCCCGGCGATGCGATCGTCGCGCGGTTAGAACGCGGAACCCTCGCCGCGCGCGTGGAAGCGGTGAACGACGATGGCTGA